The Longimicrobiales bacterium genome has a window encoding:
- a CDS encoding DUF4230 domain-containing protein: DMVDLAHTTLQQEISAAFLVTGELIVTADTRVQNTKTLLPGLLDVDLGTTSAQVRVPGRVIYGIYADSLTRGRIRMADDSVIEITLPTPRVYAVEPQLSNMQVETSRGWARLSRETEEQVRERAIGLVERSLRAQGHRHMMQSVQPRVNTARAIEAMLRPAFEAAGIRPEFRFRIGDEITWESVPDR; this comes from the coding sequence GACATGGTCGACCTGGCGCACACGACGCTGCAGCAGGAGATCTCCGCCGCATTCCTCGTCACCGGCGAGCTGATCGTCACTGCAGACACGCGCGTGCAGAACACCAAGACGCTGCTGCCGGGGCTGCTGGACGTCGATCTCGGTACCACCAGCGCACAGGTTCGTGTGCCCGGCCGCGTCATCTACGGCATCTATGCCGACTCGCTCACGCGCGGCCGGATCCGCATGGCGGACGACAGCGTGATCGAGATCACGCTCCCGACGCCGCGCGTGTACGCGGTGGAGCCACAGCTGTCGAACATGCAGGTGGAGACCAGCCGCGGCTGGGCACGCCTGTCGCGCGAGACGGAGGAGCAGGTGCGCGAGCGCGCCATCGGCCTGGTCGAGCGTTCGCTGCGCGCGCAGGGACACCGCCACATGATGCAGTCCGTGCAGCCGCGCGTGAACACGGCGCGCGCCATCGAGGCCATGCTGCGCCCCGCGTTCGAGGCGGCGGGCATCCGACCCGAGTTCCGGTTCCGGATCGGTGACGAGATCACCTGGGAATCGGTGCCCGACCGCTGA